The following proteins are co-located in the Oceanispirochaeta sp. genome:
- a CDS encoding DNA adenine methylase: MSILNDTYLKEQLITYIGNKRSLLPLIYEALNIHKKENSVFLDLFAGSGVVSRLGRLMGYQVISNDWEEYSRILGESHLRLSQKDIPFLFGSSESLRDLLYQINNLPPVHDEKSYMARYYAPSDKDPQNANYKIERLFYTRENALRIDSIRNYIELHFPPQATGPDQSIRNLLIGLLLCECSKHTNTSGVFKAFHKGFGGHGQDALSRILGPIILSYPVLPLDCPGADVYCRDANDLVKDKNLPMADVAYLDPPYNQHQYGSNYHILNTIALWDKIPAPLDLNEKGELKEKAAIRKDWIKTKSPYCYKASASQAFSELMHDIRARRILISYSNDGLIPFEMMMKICEKKGHISIISNQYSKYRGGRQSNNRLHSNIEFVLAIDTEKKAQSRSRPKIRRLLLLRELALMEKRVYSLEKLSSYAQWVDKNQISMKIKESDLLLKIKWDLFITLETNLSGWTKTKLEKLLEILNLAACKTRDDELNEIYAVIKKKYSDEKSKTAPGLLREVPRRIKMLAHKKTRNEYHCQLEKLESLGKAVDIRGIDRQIEQIKIQAEKRFKE; this comes from the coding sequence TTGAGCATATTGAATGATACTTATCTGAAAGAACAGCTGATAACATATATTGGTAATAAAAGAAGTTTACTGCCACTGATTTATGAGGCTCTAAACATTCATAAGAAAGAAAACAGTGTTTTTCTTGATCTTTTTGCGGGTTCCGGAGTCGTATCCCGCCTGGGGCGCCTTATGGGATACCAGGTTATAAGCAATGACTGGGAAGAATACTCACGGATACTGGGAGAATCCCATCTCAGACTGAGCCAGAAAGACATTCCCTTCCTCTTCGGTAGTTCTGAAAGCCTCAGGGACCTTTTATATCAAATAAACAATTTGCCCCCAGTCCATGATGAAAAAAGTTATATGGCCCGTTATTATGCTCCCTCTGACAAAGATCCCCAGAATGCAAATTATAAAATTGAAAGACTCTTTTATACACGAGAGAATGCCCTCAGAATTGATTCTATCAGAAATTATATTGAATTGCATTTCCCACCACAGGCCACCGGTCCTGATCAGTCGATCAGGAATTTGCTGATTGGCCTCCTTCTCTGTGAATGCTCCAAGCATACTAATACTTCAGGGGTTTTCAAAGCATTTCATAAGGGATTCGGTGGTCATGGTCAGGATGCGTTATCACGGATTTTGGGCCCCATTATACTTTCCTACCCAGTGCTCCCCCTTGACTGCCCGGGAGCCGATGTATACTGCCGGGATGCAAATGACCTTGTAAAGGACAAGAACCTTCCTATGGCTGATGTGGCCTATCTTGACCCCCCTTACAATCAGCATCAATACGGAAGCAATTATCACATACTGAATACAATTGCCCTCTGGGATAAAATACCCGCACCTCTAGATCTCAATGAAAAGGGAGAGCTCAAGGAAAAAGCGGCTATCAGAAAAGATTGGATCAAAACTAAATCCCCCTACTGTTACAAAGCTTCCGCCAGTCAGGCATTTTCAGAATTGATGCATGATATAAGAGCCAGGAGAATCCTGATCAGCTATAGCAATGACGGTTTGATTCCCTTTGAAATGATGATGAAAATTTGTGAAAAAAAAGGTCACATAAGCATTATCAGTAATCAATACTCAAAATACCGGGGGGGAAGGCAGAGCAACAACCGTCTTCATAGCAATATTGAGTTTGTTCTAGCCATTGATACTGAAAAAAAGGCCCAGTCCCGATCCCGTCCGAAAATAAGACGACTCCTCCTACTGCGTGAGTTGGCTCTTATGGAAAAAAGAGTCTATTCCCTTGAAAAATTGAGTTCCTATGCTCAATGGGTGGATAAGAATCAGATTTCGATGAAAATCAAAGAAAGTGATCTCCTCCTGAAAATAAAATGGGACCTCTTTATAACTTTAGAAACAAACCTGTCCGGCTGGACAAAGACTAAACTTGAAAAATTGTTGGAAATATTAAACCTCGCAGCCTGCAAAACCCGGGATGATGAACTGAATGAAATATATGCCGTCATAAAGAAAAAGTATTCAGATGAGAAGTCGAAGACGGCTCCGGGACTGTTGAGGGAGGTTCCCCGCAGGATTAAAATGCTGGCTCATAAAAAAACCAGGAATGAATACCATTGTCAACTTGAAAAGCTGGAAAGCCTGGGAAAGGCTGTAGACATCCGTGGCATTGACAGACAAATAGAACAGATTAAAATACAGGCAGAGAAAAGATTCAAAGAGTAG
- the murG gene encoding undecaprenyldiphospho-muramoylpentapeptide beta-N-acetylglucosaminyltransferase, producing MKSKTIVFTGGGTGGHVYPGLPIIKLLQDKGFRVCWIGSRNGIEKRIIGEWGLEYYPISTGKLRRYFSVQNFTDLFRIFIGFIQSLRLIIKLHPLLVFSKGGFVSVPPVCAAFFLRVPSYTHDSDVIPGLATKINHRMTRNTFLAYDESRKHLGDPKNKIVISGNPVRTEFFENNIPLSEYWEKRLEGHPLLLVLGGSSGAKQINQLIRESLEELCSRYVVVHQMGDDLFNTEIHHKNYYPLPYLREELPALLKKADLAVSRGGAGTLWELAVTETPGILIPLRAGSRGDQILNAEIVSQRGMALVLKDREPTATGLTDLVISLWSNETERKKMAENCRNFVNKRAEDVIVSYLLKEF from the coding sequence ATGAAAAGCAAGACAATTGTATTCACCGGTGGAGGAACAGGAGGACATGTCTATCCTGGATTGCCCATCATAAAATTATTGCAGGACAAAGGTTTCAGAGTGTGCTGGATAGGGTCCCGAAATGGCATCGAAAAAAGAATCATAGGGGAGTGGGGTCTTGAATATTACCCCATCAGTACAGGAAAACTGAGACGATATTTTTCTGTGCAAAATTTTACCGACCTTTTTCGTATTTTTATCGGTTTCATTCAATCCCTGAGGCTTATTATTAAGCTGCATCCTCTACTGGTATTTTCAAAGGGAGGATTCGTCAGTGTCCCTCCTGTTTGCGCTGCTTTCTTTTTGAGGGTTCCCTCGTATACACATGATTCCGATGTCATCCCTGGCCTGGCAACAAAAATCAATCACAGGATGACCAGGAACACCTTTCTAGCCTATGATGAGAGCCGTAAACATTTAGGGGATCCTAAAAATAAAATAGTGATCTCAGGCAATCCTGTAAGAACCGAGTTTTTTGAGAATAACATTCCCTTATCAGAGTATTGGGAAAAAAGGCTGGAGGGACATCCTCTCCTCCTTGTCCTGGGGGGCAGTTCCGGTGCGAAGCAGATCAATCAATTGATCAGAGAGAGTCTGGAAGAACTTTGCAGCCGTTATGTTGTTGTCCATCAGATGGGAGACGATCTTTTTAACACCGAGATCCACCATAAAAATTATTATCCCCTTCCTTATCTGAGGGAGGAACTGCCAGCCTTACTGAAAAAAGCCGATTTAGCGGTCAGCCGCGGGGGAGCGGGAACCCTCTGGGAGCTGGCTGTAACAGAGACTCCGGGCATCCTTATTCCACTGAGAGCCGGCAGCCGGGGTGATCAGATACTAAATGCGGAAATTGTCAGCCAAAGAGGAATGGCTCTGGTGCTAAAAGACAGAGAACCGACAGCCACAGGGCTCACAGATCTGGTCATAAGCTTATGGTCCAATGAAACAGAAAGGAAAAAAATGGCAGAGAATTGCAGGAACTTTGTGAACAAAAGAGCCGAAGATGTTATAGTATCTTATCTTTTAAAGGAGTTCTGA